A stretch of the Archangium violaceum genome encodes the following:
- a CDS encoding Bax inhibitor-1/YccA family protein, producing MAWNTATGGMIAAEAPVSERVAFIRKTYLHLGGAVLAFIALEAALLNSPLAQPIVQTMLGGRMSWLIVLAAFMAVGWVADRWAQSASSPAMQYLGLGLYVVAEAIIMLPLLYVAAYFSRDPNIIAKAGVLTGLVFVGLTGTVLLTRRDFSWLRPALTIAGFAALGLIVVSLLFGFTLGTIFAAVMVVVAAGYILYYTSNVLHHYPVGSHVAAALALFSAVALLFWYILRIFTDRR from the coding sequence ATGGCTTGGAACACTGCTACTGGGGGGATGATCGCCGCCGAAGCTCCGGTCTCGGAGCGGGTGGCCTTCATCCGGAAGACGTACCTCCACCTGGGGGGCGCGGTGCTGGCCTTCATCGCGTTGGAGGCGGCGCTCCTCAACTCACCGCTCGCACAGCCGATCGTGCAGACGATGCTCGGTGGGCGCATGAGCTGGCTCATCGTCCTGGCCGCCTTCATGGCCGTGGGGTGGGTGGCTGATCGATGGGCCCAGTCCGCGAGCTCCCCCGCCATGCAGTACCTCGGGCTGGGTCTCTACGTGGTGGCGGAAGCCATCATCATGCTCCCGCTCCTGTACGTGGCGGCCTACTTCTCCAGGGACCCGAACATCATCGCCAAGGCGGGGGTGCTCACCGGGCTCGTCTTCGTGGGGTTGACGGGAACGGTCCTCCTCACCCGGCGCGACTTCTCGTGGCTCCGTCCGGCGCTGACGATCGCCGGGTTCGCGGCCCTCGGCTTGATCGTCGTCTCGCTGCTCTTCGGCTTCACCCTGGGGACGATCTTCGCGGCCGTGATGGTCGTGGTCGCCGCCGGGTACATCCTCTATTACACGTCCAACGTCCTTCATCACTACCCGGTGGGCTCCCACGTCGCGGCGGCGCTGGCCCTGTTCTCGGCCGTGGCCCTCCTGTTCTGGTACATCCTCCGGATCTTCACGGACCGGCGCTGA
- a CDS encoding ABC transporter permease, with amino-acid sequence MRLLGMAWRQLRRDFAAGELRILLAALVLAVLAVTSIGFVTDRAERALALEANRLLGGDAVVLGDTPFDGVVREAAKAPGLRSTETQELPSMIRVGDADDERLKLGELRALGEGFPLRGRFRIVDSVDGPERDATGIPERGSVWLSRAGADALDARLGDMIGIGESRLRLSALVVREPDAAIDYFNIAPRVFLNLADLPATGLVQEGSRLRYRLVVAGEPDAVERFVRTAREGLARGQRLETVKDARPEMRSALDRADRFLSLAALVSVVLAAVAVAMAARRHSERHLSSTAVMRCLGASQRTLVATHGGELLLAGLIASSIGVLLAFLMQWLVGRWLSEALKLDIPAAGWVPAVQGYGVGLVVLLTFGAPPILALRRVPALRVLRRDLDRTEPSSWLVGLAGVAGLAALLWWKAGSAGLASAMLLGIVATLGVLAALAWGLISVVRRLRSRLRGSLRYGLANVSRRAATSVAQVSALGLGLMALLLLTFVRTDLLDRWQVALAREAPNRFIVNVQEDQLELVRAFMAEQGLPAPDLFPMVRGRLVAHNGEPVKATPAEGAANTEEERRGRRRRDREYNLSSVTTLRDDNRITAGTFWGQRRPEKPELSVEEDFASAMGWKLGDRVAFDIAGQRLEATVTSLREVEWESFRPNFIVLVSPGSLAGYAASYITAMHVPPERTRFTAELVSRFPNLSVVDVDALLEQARGTADQVSTVVEVVFYFSLLAGLLVLMAAVSASQDERLLEGGVMRVLGGSRRQLRLAQASEFAAIGLLSGLTAAFAASILAGVIATQVFELPWQADWRLVGVGGGLGVLAAVSAGMFATRRVLDAPPSVTLRELQG; translated from the coding sequence ATGAGACTGCTCGGGATGGCCTGGCGCCAGCTGCGCCGTGACTTCGCCGCCGGAGAGCTCCGCATCCTCCTCGCCGCCCTGGTGCTCGCGGTGTTGGCCGTGACGTCCATCGGCTTCGTCACCGACCGCGCCGAGCGCGCGCTGGCCCTCGAGGCCAACCGGCTGCTCGGCGGAGACGCGGTGGTGCTCGGCGACACGCCCTTCGATGGGGTGGTGCGCGAGGCGGCGAAGGCGCCCGGGCTGCGAAGCACCGAGACGCAGGAGCTGCCCAGCATGATCCGGGTCGGCGACGCGGACGATGAGCGGCTCAAGCTCGGAGAGCTCCGGGCGCTCGGAGAGGGTTTTCCCCTGCGAGGCCGCTTCCGCATCGTGGACTCAGTGGACGGCCCCGAGCGCGACGCCACGGGCATTCCCGAGCGGGGCAGCGTGTGGCTGAGCCGCGCGGGCGCGGACGCGCTGGATGCCAGGCTGGGGGACATGATTGGCATTGGCGAGTCGCGGCTGCGGCTCTCCGCGCTGGTGGTGAGGGAACCGGACGCGGCGATCGACTACTTCAACATCGCGCCCCGGGTGTTCCTCAACCTCGCCGACCTGCCCGCGACGGGGCTGGTGCAGGAGGGCAGCCGGCTGCGCTACCGCCTGGTGGTCGCCGGAGAGCCGGACGCGGTGGAGCGCTTCGTGCGCACCGCGCGTGAGGGGCTCGCGCGTGGCCAGCGCCTGGAGACGGTGAAGGACGCGCGTCCGGAGATGCGCTCCGCGCTCGACAGGGCCGACCGCTTCTTGAGCCTGGCGGCGTTGGTGTCGGTGGTGCTGGCGGCGGTGGCCGTGGCCATGGCGGCGCGCCGGCACAGCGAGCGGCACCTGTCGAGCACCGCGGTCATGCGGTGTCTGGGCGCGAGCCAGCGCACGCTGGTGGCCACCCACGGTGGCGAGCTGCTCCTCGCCGGCCTCATCGCGAGCTCCATCGGCGTCCTGCTCGCCTTCCTCATGCAGTGGCTGGTGGGAAGGTGGCTCTCCGAGGCGCTGAAGCTGGACATCCCGGCGGCCGGCTGGGTGCCGGCGGTGCAGGGGTATGGGGTGGGGCTGGTGGTACTGCTGACCTTCGGTGCACCCCCCATCCTCGCGCTGCGCCGGGTGCCCGCGCTGCGCGTGTTGCGGAGGGACCTCGACCGGACCGAGCCGAGCTCCTGGCTGGTGGGGCTCGCGGGCGTGGCGGGGCTGGCCGCGCTGCTGTGGTGGAAGGCCGGCTCGGCGGGGCTGGCGTCCGCGATGCTCCTCGGCATCGTCGCCACGCTGGGCGTGCTGGCCGCCCTTGCGTGGGGGCTCATCTCCGTCGTGCGGCGGCTGCGCTCGCGGCTGCGCGGGAGCCTACGCTACGGGCTGGCCAACGTGAGCCGGCGCGCGGCCACCAGCGTCGCGCAGGTGTCGGCGCTCGGCCTGGGGCTGATGGCGCTGCTGCTGCTCACCTTCGTGCGCACCGACCTGCTCGACCGCTGGCAGGTGGCGCTCGCCAGGGAGGCCCCCAACCGCTTCATCGTCAACGTGCAGGAGGATCAGCTCGAGCTGGTGCGTGCGTTCATGGCCGAGCAGGGGTTGCCCGCGCCGGACCTCTTCCCCATGGTGCGTGGCCGCCTGGTGGCGCACAACGGCGAGCCGGTGAAGGCCACGCCCGCCGAGGGTGCCGCCAACACCGAGGAGGAGCGTCGCGGGCGGCGACGGAGGGACCGCGAGTACAACCTCTCCAGCGTCACCACGCTTCGCGACGACAACCGCATCACCGCGGGCACGTTCTGGGGACAGCGGCGCCCGGAGAAGCCGGAGCTCTCCGTGGAGGAGGACTTCGCCTCCGCGATGGGCTGGAAGCTCGGAGACCGCGTGGCCTTCGACATCGCGGGCCAGCGGCTCGAGGCCACCGTCACCAGCCTGCGCGAGGTGGAGTGGGAGAGCTTCCGGCCGAACTTCATCGTGCTGGTGTCGCCGGGCTCGCTCGCGGGCTATGCGGCCAGCTACATCACCGCGATGCACGTGCCCCCCGAGCGCACGCGCTTCACCGCGGAGCTGGTGTCCCGCTTCCCCAACCTCTCGGTGGTGGATGTGGATGCGCTGCTCGAGCAGGCGCGCGGCACCGCGGACCAGGTCTCCACCGTGGTGGAAGTGGTGTTCTACTTCTCGCTGCTCGCGGGCCTGCTGGTGCTGATGGCCGCGGTCAGTGCCAGTCAGGACGAGCGCCTGCTGGAAGGTGGCGTGATGCGGGTGCTGGGCGGCAGCCGCCGGCAGTTGCGGCTCGCGCAGGCCTCGGAGTTCGCGGCCATTGGCCTGCTGTCGGGCCTCACCGCGGCGTTCGCCGCCTCCATCCTGGCCGGGGTCATCGCCACGCAGGTGTTCGAACTGCCATGGCAGGCGGACTGGCGGCTGGTGGGGGTGGGTGGCGGGCTGGGGGTGCTGGCGGCGGTGAGCGCGGGAATGTTCGCCACCCGGCGCGTGCTGGACGCGCCACCCTCGGTGACGCTGCGGGAGTTGCAGGGCTGA
- a CDS encoding zinc-binding dehydrogenase translates to MGLAAAASAHLLGAAVVMIGDINPERLKHAKSVGFEPIDLTKSDKLEELIAAVTGVPEVDASIDAVGFEARGHGAQHGTEAPATVLNSLMAITRAGGSIGIPGLYVTEDPGAKDEASQQGNLRMRFGLGWARSHRFLHRADAGASLQPPAHAGAARRAAVGAERQLCAIRRPRTEGGPGAARTRPRALLKPGFRSLQRRSVKIRRMYQNRRATAENRASAAATWEPTG, encoded by the coding sequence GTGGGGCTCGCCGCCGCGGCTTCGGCCCACCTGCTCGGGGCAGCGGTGGTGATGATCGGCGACATCAACCCGGAGCGGTTGAAGCACGCGAAGTCCGTCGGGTTCGAGCCCATCGATCTCACGAAGAGCGACAAGCTGGAGGAGTTGATCGCCGCGGTTACCGGTGTGCCCGAGGTCGATGCCTCCATCGACGCGGTCGGTTTCGAGGCGCGCGGCCACGGTGCCCAGCATGGGACGGAGGCACCCGCCACGGTGCTCAACTCGCTCATGGCCATCACCCGGGCGGGTGGATCCATCGGCATCCCGGGGCTCTACGTCACGGAGGATCCGGGCGCGAAGGACGAGGCCTCGCAGCAGGGTAACCTGCGCATGCGCTTCGGGCTCGGTTGGGCGAGGTCGCATCGGTTTCTTCACCGGGCAGACGCCGGTGCTTCGTTACAACCGCCAGCTCATGCAGGGGCTGCTCGAAGAGCAGCCGTTGGAGCAGAGCGGCAGCTGTGCGCCATACGGCGCCCGCGGACGGAAGGAGGGCCCGGTGCCGCACGAACGCGGCCCCGAGCCCTCCTGAAACCAGGCTTCCGCTCGCTTCAGCGCCGGTCCGTGAAGATCCGGAGGATGTACCAGAACAGGAGGGCCACGGCCGAGAACAGGGCCAGCGCCGCCGCGACGTGGGAGCCCACCGGGTAG
- a CDS encoding GNAT family N-acetyltransferase, producing the protein MTTPTRPDPRGSAVPPPDVRVLDGVPAGAAETVARLYWTAFAHKFRPGLGDAEHGVPALREALASDRLSCAVGPDGTVLGVLGHHLAARGAIDLRFQTLLRHFSPWSAPWRALLLMPLHREARPDELLLDGIAVDAAARGRGIGTRLLAHAAHLARRAGLRRVRLSVVDTNPRARALYERCGFVAGRTQDVSLLGTLYGFRSVTEMTLEVSEQGEGT; encoded by the coding sequence ATGACGACACCGACCCGACCCGACCCCCGCGGCAGTGCCGTGCCTCCGCCGGACGTCCGCGTGCTCGACGGCGTGCCCGCTGGGGCGGCGGAAACGGTTGCCCGGCTGTACTGGACCGCGTTCGCCCACAAGTTCCGCCCCGGCCTCGGCGATGCCGAGCACGGCGTCCCCGCCCTCCGCGAGGCCCTCGCCTCGGACCGGCTCAGCTGCGCCGTCGGGCCCGATGGCACCGTCCTCGGGGTCCTCGGGCACCACCTGGCCGCTCGCGGGGCCATCGACCTGCGCTTCCAGACGTTGCTGCGGCACTTCTCTCCGTGGAGCGCGCCCTGGCGGGCCCTGCTCCTGATGCCGCTGCACCGCGAAGCCCGGCCAGATGAACTGCTGCTGGACGGAATCGCGGTCGACGCGGCGGCGCGTGGCCGGGGCATCGGCACCCGACTGCTGGCGCATGCCGCCCATCTGGCGCGCCGAGCCGGGCTGCGACGGGTACGACTCAGCGTCGTGGACACCAACCCCCGCGCTCGGGCGCTGTACGAGCGTTGCGGGTTCGTCGCGGGGCGGACGCAGGACGTGTCGCTGCTCGGGACGCTCTACGGTTTCCGGAGCGTCACCGAGATGACGCTCGAGGTCTCCGAGCAGGGAGAGGGCACGTGA
- a CDS encoding alcohol dehydrogenase catalytic domain-containing protein: MTVDPGIPAHRPAEHLRVGTDRRPCNVHCAPAQFFLRGFYRPEAPTRFLKSTMSLMNCSGFSEWKEWPVSTLWNSTPLISERARSASSPLIITGEIIEKGKDVEYLELGDLVTVPFNVACGRCRTCREQQTGVCLNVNASRPGGAYGYVDMGGWVGGQAQWGSPPRLRPTCSGQRW; the protein is encoded by the coding sequence GTGACCGTCGATCCGGGCATTCCCGCTCACCGTCCCGCCGAGCACCTGCGCGTGGGGACCGACAGGCGTCCTTGCAACGTGCACTGCGCACCCGCGCAATTCTTCCTCCGTGGCTTCTACCGGCCAGAGGCACCGACCCGCTTCTTGAAGTCGACCATGAGCCTGATGAACTGCTCGGGCTTCTCCGAGTGGAAGGAGTGGCCCGTGTCGACCTTGTGGAACTCGACGCCCTTGATCAGCGAGCGCGCACGGTCGGCGTCCTCGCCACTCATAATCACCGGGGAGATCATCGAGAAAGGCAAGGACGTCGAGTACCTGGAGCTGGGCGATCTCGTCACGGTGCCCTTCAACGTTGCCTGCGGACGCTGCCGCACGTGCCGGGAGCAGCAGACGGGCGTGTGTCTCAACGTCAACGCGTCACGTCCCGGCGGCGCCTATGGCTATGTGGACATGGGCGGCTGGGTGGGCGGGCAGGCCCAGTGGGGCTCGCCGCCGCGGCTTCGGCCCACCTGCTCGGGGCAGCGGTGGTGA
- a CDS encoding PaaX family transcriptional regulator C-terminal domain-containing protein yields the protein MSAEVTPRFVIEALVDADGVADLGRVYDVAVALGLGEQPVRLVIRRMVAAGDAEQHGRGRRGTLRLSPAARVRDRHDVAFVHHAYRQDAGEAPWDGLWRLCAFSVPEARRPTRDALRATLVRLGGAALGPGLYVSAHDWDALIDAETADIDGSGLLTRATTADLRIGDLRDPRAIAARLWPAKPVLAAYRPLATQLDDVAAGGADTGGADEPERIALALHLAVAFDHALLTDPLLPPELRPVPWPPTEIRARFRATWETLAADAGPARLFTRY from the coding sequence GTGAGCGCGGAGGTCACCCCGCGTTTCGTCATCGAGGCGCTCGTCGATGCCGACGGCGTGGCCGATCTCGGCAGGGTCTACGACGTGGCCGTCGCCCTCGGGCTCGGCGAGCAGCCGGTGCGGCTGGTGATCCGTCGCATGGTCGCGGCCGGGGACGCCGAGCAGCACGGACGCGGGAGACGCGGCACGCTGCGCCTGAGTCCGGCGGCCCGGGTGCGCGATCGGCACGACGTCGCCTTCGTGCACCACGCGTATCGGCAGGACGCCGGCGAGGCGCCTTGGGATGGGCTCTGGCGGCTGTGCGCGTTCTCCGTTCCCGAGGCCCGCCGGCCCACCCGCGACGCGCTGCGCGCGACCCTCGTCCGGCTCGGCGGTGCGGCACTCGGGCCGGGGCTGTACGTGAGCGCACACGACTGGGATGCCCTGATCGACGCGGAGACGGCGGACATCGACGGCTCCGGTCTGCTCACCCGTGCGACGACGGCCGACCTGCGCATCGGCGACCTGCGCGACCCACGCGCGATCGCCGCGCGCCTGTGGCCGGCCAAGCCCGTTCTGGCCGCCTACCGTCCCCTGGCCACGCAACTCGACGACGTGGCAGCCGGGGGCGCGGACACCGGGGGCGCCGACGAGCCCGAGCGGATCGCGCTGGCCCTGCACCTGGCCGTGGCGTTCGACCATGCCCTGCTCACGGATCCACTGTTGCCCCCCGAGCTGCGGCCCGTCCCGTGGCCGCCGACCGAGATCCGCGCCCGTTTCCGCGCCACCTGGGAGACCTTGGCGGCCGATGCCGGACCGGCGCGCTTGTTCACCCGGTACTGA
- a CDS encoding ABC transporter ATP-binding protein translates to MHTKVQPDPRRWALQVSELGKRVSLPSGALTILEGVGFSISHGDTVAIVGASGSGKSTLLSLMAGLDTPSSGSVLLDGEPLSALDEDGRARVRGEKVGFVFQSFQLLPSLTALENVMLPLELRGDADVETPARAILGKVGLGERLGHYPRQLSGGEQQRVALARAFVTRPAVLFADEPTGNLDTRTGQAIVELLFSLNAEAGTTLVLVTHDEHLAARCGRRLRLDGGRLVSEERQAS, encoded by the coding sequence TGGGCAAACGCGTGTCCCTGCCGTCCGGCGCGCTCACCATCCTGGAGGGGGTGGGCTTCTCCATCTCCCATGGCGACACCGTGGCCATCGTCGGGGCCTCCGGCTCGGGAAAGAGCACGCTGCTGTCGCTGATGGCCGGGCTGGACACGCCCAGCAGCGGGAGCGTGCTGTTGGACGGCGAGCCGCTGTCCGCCCTGGACGAGGACGGCCGTGCGCGCGTGCGCGGCGAGAAGGTGGGTTTCGTCTTCCAGAGCTTCCAGTTGCTGCCCTCGCTGACGGCGCTGGAGAACGTGATGCTGCCGCTCGAGCTGCGCGGAGACGCGGACGTGGAGACGCCCGCCCGGGCCATCCTCGGGAAGGTGGGGCTGGGGGAGCGGCTGGGCCACTACCCGCGCCAGCTGTCCGGCGGAGAGCAGCAGCGTGTCGCCCTGGCGCGCGCCTTCGTCACCCGGCCGGCGGTGCTCTTCGCCGACGAGCCCACCGGCAACCTCGACACCCGCACCGGCCAGGCCATCGTCGAGCTGTTGTTCTCGCTCAACGCGGAGGCCGGCACCACCCTGGTACTCGTCACCCATGACGAGCACCTCGCGGCGCGCTGCGGGCGGCGGCTGCGGCTCGACGGGGGCCGCCTGGTCTCCGAGGAGCGGCAAGCGTCATGA